A portion of the Adhaeribacter radiodurans genome contains these proteins:
- a CDS encoding cupin domain-containing protein produces the protein MNHLLALLFTFMMVPATGQPTKNRVVPNDPAKYRQLSAVHAGAGKMGFTQLIGRTELSTNFLYLHSGIIDPKSGIGHHFHHNIEEMYVLLTGEAEFTVNGRTSKIKAPAVVPCKMGDAHAIYNPTGEKLKWLNFAVSKVKGQADNFDLADARVGATLDPIPVFVSGRMERNTLKINNPAYLGNGVLYRRVLNSDIFRTNWNHVDHVVIPAGSTAGPRELDGIEEVYYVIKGSGSVALNNEKVAIKADDSFYGLLGEKATISNDGKEDLELLVIGVAASKPNTASLQTTPGKAKAMVLQMDFKVPKAESEAFEKMYNTVYVPAMKVQTGYLGSKLLRLYPENLAKEIQAEATTYNYQIQISFDTEENRRKWVASGQHQIAWPAASKIGKEFKWRGYDVMGADDQR, from the coding sequence ATGAACCATTTGCTTGCCTTATTATTCACTTTTATGATGGTTCCGGCTACCGGTCAGCCTACAAAAAATCGTGTTGTTCCCAACGATCCGGCTAAATACCGACAATTATCAGCCGTACATGCCGGCGCCGGTAAAATGGGCTTTACCCAATTAATCGGGCGCACTGAATTATCAACGAACTTCCTTTACCTGCATTCCGGGATTATTGATCCTAAATCCGGCATTGGGCATCATTTTCACCACAACATCGAGGAAATGTATGTACTGCTAACCGGAGAAGCCGAATTCACCGTAAACGGCCGCACTTCTAAAATAAAAGCACCGGCGGTAGTGCCTTGTAAAATGGGAGATGCGCATGCTATTTACAACCCCACCGGTGAAAAGCTAAAATGGCTGAATTTTGCGGTAAGTAAAGTAAAAGGCCAGGCCGATAATTTTGATTTAGCCGATGCCCGGGTTGGCGCCACCCTGGATCCTATACCGGTTTTTGTATCCGGCCGCATGGAGCGAAACACGCTTAAAATCAACAATCCGGCTTATCTGGGTAATGGCGTGCTTTACCGCCGGGTATTGAACTCCGATATTTTCCGTACCAACTGGAACCACGTGGACCATGTAGTTATTCCGGCCGGCAGTACCGCCGGACCCCGGGAACTGGATGGTATCGAAGAAGTTTACTACGTGATAAAAGGCTCGGGATCGGTAGCGCTCAACAATGAGAAAGTTGCTATTAAAGCCGATGATTCATTTTATGGCTTATTAGGAGAAAAGGCCACGATTTCCAATGATGGAAAGGAAGATCTGGAATTGCTGGTGATAGGGGTAGCTGCTTCTAAACCAAATACAGCCAGCTTGCAAACAACACCGGGTAAAGCAAAAGCCATGGTGTTGCAGATGGATTTTAAAGTTCCGAAAGCAGAAAGCGAAGCTTTTGAAAAAATGTATAACACCGTTTATGTACCCGCCATGAAGGTGCAAACCGGCTATCTAGGATCTAAACTGCTGCGCCTTTATCCGGAAAACTTAGCGAAAGAAATCCAGGCCGAAGCAACTACTTATAATTACCAGATCCAGATCTCGTTTGACACGGAAGAAAACCGGCGCAAATGGGTAGCCAGCGGCCAACACCAGATTGCCTGGCCGGCTGCCTCCAAAATTGGCAAAGAATTTAAGTGGCGCGGGTATGATGTTATGGGTGCCGATGACCAGCGATAA
- a CDS encoding SMP-30/gluconolactonase/LRE family protein, with amino-acid sequence MKKCTLILLLVSNCFSGFPQETKPNIGTIEFSSNELSRVIKKDAKIEVLAEGFTFTEGPLWVEKDKMLLFSDVPANTVYKWTEAKGKEVFLKPSGYTGQESRGGFLGSNGLLLDKDGKLLLCQHGDRRIAMMDAPLHAPKTNYVTVAGEYKGKKLNSPNDLLLTAAGDLYFTDPSYGFESGNTDPKKELSYQGVYKMNKAGLVTLLTDSIEQPNGIGIFPGGKSLLISNSADKKNGWYTYDIAANGSLTNGKSFYNVKQEKAPGGCDGLKIDKAGNVFATGPGGLWIFNKTGKLLGKIKLNGIVAANCALTPDGKTIYITASNYLLRVKMQ; translated from the coding sequence ATGAAGAAGTGTACGCTTATTTTACTTTTAGTTTCCAACTGTTTTTCGGGATTTCCCCAAGAAACCAAACCTAATATTGGTACTATTGAGTTTAGCTCGAATGAACTTTCCAGGGTTATAAAAAAAGACGCCAAGATTGAGGTACTAGCGGAAGGATTTACTTTTACCGAAGGCCCATTATGGGTGGAGAAAGATAAAATGCTTTTGTTTTCGGATGTGCCGGCTAATACCGTTTACAAGTGGACCGAAGCTAAAGGGAAAGAAGTTTTTTTAAAACCTTCGGGCTATACCGGCCAGGAATCTCGGGGTGGTTTTTTGGGGTCTAACGGGCTTCTTCTTGATAAGGATGGAAAACTACTACTTTGCCAGCACGGCGACCGAAGAATAGCCATGATGGACGCACCGCTTCATGCGCCAAAGACTAACTATGTTACGGTAGCAGGAGAATATAAAGGCAAGAAACTAAATAGCCCCAATGATCTTTTACTTACTGCCGCCGGCGATCTGTATTTTACTGATCCTTCTTATGGTTTTGAAAGCGGTAATACTGACCCCAAGAAAGAATTATCCTACCAAGGCGTTTATAAAATGAATAAAGCCGGACTGGTAACACTTTTAACCGATTCGATTGAGCAACCCAACGGGATTGGAATCTTCCCTGGCGGTAAATCATTACTCATATCTAACTCTGCTGATAAGAAAAATGGATGGTATACGTATGATATTGCGGCGAATGGTTCCTTAACAAATGGCAAAAGTTTTTATAATGTAAAACAGGAAAAAGCACCGGGTGGCTGCGATGGTTTAAAAATAGACAAAGCGGGCAATGTGTTTGCTACCGGACCGGGAGGGCTTTGGATATTTAATAAAACTGGCAAGTTGCTCGGAAAAATAAAGCTGAACGGAATAGTAGCGGCAAACTGCGCTTTAACTCCCGATGGTAAAACCATCTATATTACTGCTTCTAATTACCTGCTCCGCGTAAAAATGCAATAA
- a CDS encoding cupin domain-containing protein — protein sequence MSKGNKEAIFNKIEHQLTEQEFTIDKQDQTRPWGGFFVINEDQAQAFADTYFDGMAIENLKISGKLSPKILVVAPQTRLSWQYHFRRAEIWKVIQGKVGVITSPTDDEGELKTYEVGGLITLKQGERHRLVGLDDWGVLAEIWQHTDATNPSDEEDIVRVQDDFGR from the coding sequence ATGTCAAAAGGAAACAAGGAAGCTATTTTTAACAAAATCGAACATCAATTAACAGAGCAAGAGTTTACCATCGATAAACAAGATCAAACCCGGCCCTGGGGTGGTTTTTTTGTGATTAATGAAGACCAGGCTCAAGCTTTTGCCGATACGTATTTTGATGGCATGGCTATCGAAAATTTAAAAATATCGGGGAAACTCAGTCCCAAGATTCTGGTGGTAGCCCCGCAAACCCGCCTTTCGTGGCAGTACCATTTTCGCCGGGCCGAAATCTGGAAAGTTATTCAGGGGAAAGTGGGCGTAATCACCAGCCCCACCGACGATGAAGGGGAACTAAAAACGTACGAAGTAGGTGGTTTAATTACCTTAAAGCAAGGCGAGCGCCACCGGTTAGTGGGTTTGGATGATTGGGGCGTTTTGGCCGAAATCTGGCAACACACGGATGCAACTAATCCTTCGGATGAAGAAGATATTGTGCGGGTACAGGATGATTTCGGGCGGTAG
- a CDS encoding tetratricopeptide repeat protein, with product MNKILPIFGQVIFWIVGLCLIAACTQTRTAQPIIKTVHPDKIKKLYDLGYQNLRSMDTVGALADSLLRLGQTNPDARLKGKILKAKYYWLTGNYQSAMPTVLQALELAQHTSINPELPVIYSIIGNLYKEKKNYLKALESTAKGLEAAQTLQDTSNIIFHIRLKALFTRSYGTEVKDSTLINQGFKIYLNGLKLAESSPAFEKDRIAYYNNIAQIYLTDKKDY from the coding sequence TTGAATAAAATACTACCCATTTTTGGACAGGTAATTTTTTGGATAGTTGGGCTGTGCCTGATAGCAGCTTGTACCCAAACGCGTACAGCCCAGCCAATTATAAAAACAGTTCATCCGGATAAGATTAAAAAGTTGTACGACTTGGGCTACCAAAACCTGCGAAGCATGGACACGGTAGGGGCCTTGGCCGACTCTTTGCTGCGTTTGGGCCAAACCAACCCTGATGCGCGCTTAAAAGGAAAAATTTTAAAAGCGAAGTACTATTGGCTAACAGGCAATTACCAAAGTGCCATGCCTACCGTTTTGCAGGCTTTAGAACTGGCTCAGCATACTAGCATTAATCCGGAGTTGCCGGTAATATATTCTATTATTGGTAATCTTTACAAAGAAAAAAAGAACTATCTCAAAGCACTGGAGTCAACGGCCAAAGGCTTGGAGGCGGCACAGACCCTTCAGGATACCAGTAATATTATTTTTCATATCCGGTTAAAAGCCCTGTTTACCCGCAGTTACGGCACCGAAGTCAAAGACTCCACTTTAATTAATCAAGGATTTAAAATTTATTTAAACGGACTGAAATTAGCGGAGAGCTCGCCGGCATTCGAAAAAGACCGGATAGCTTATTATAATAACATTGCTCAGATTTACTTAACTGATAAAAAAGATTATTAA
- a CDS encoding sensor histidine kinase: MATKYKQFSSLTYTYNWLGESYFELGQQAQGLRYLQQALQFAHQIKLPYRAMEIYQVIARYNQQMGNYQQALTYFTRYDLLRDSLALLENLRLMNELEVQYQAGQKDQEINVLTQKSKTRAIQMYATLGIMGILIISGIVFGLQFRTIRRKNILLNTQNEQINEQAEKLKLLMKELHHRVKNNLQIVSSLLSLQSNRLQDEDARRAVKVGRQRIEAMSLIHRSLYQQDNPNLVNMREYITDLAESLMESFGVSKGELKLDLCISVAELDVDKALPIGLIINEWVTNAFKYAYPNVPEPHLSINLQDNNGLQLLIQDNGPGLPAAVWEKPQTSFGLKLVKVLSKQLNGTCSVQNQNGTTFTLHVPETTLKKAS; encoded by the coding sequence ATTGCTACAAAATATAAACAGTTTTCTTCGTTAACCTATACTTATAACTGGTTAGGCGAGTCTTATTTTGAATTGGGACAACAAGCGCAAGGGTTGCGTTATTTGCAACAAGCTCTGCAATTTGCCCATCAGATAAAACTCCCGTACCGCGCCATGGAAATTTACCAGGTAATAGCGCGTTATAACCAGCAAATGGGCAACTACCAGCAAGCCTTAACTTATTTTACCCGCTACGACTTGCTGCGCGATTCCTTGGCTTTGCTGGAAAATCTGCGGTTGATGAATGAGCTGGAAGTACAGTACCAAGCCGGCCAAAAAGATCAGGAAATTAACGTACTTACTCAGAAAAGTAAAACCCGCGCCATTCAAATGTATGCTACGTTGGGCATTATGGGTATTTTAATAATTTCAGGAATAGTTTTTGGCTTGCAGTTCCGGACTATCCGGCGAAAAAACATCTTGCTGAACACTCAAAATGAACAAATTAATGAGCAGGCCGAGAAGTTAAAACTGCTCATGAAAGAACTGCACCATCGGGTTAAAAATAATTTACAAATTGTATCTAGCCTGTTAAGCTTGCAATCGAATCGTTTACAAGACGAAGACGCCCGGAGAGCGGTGAAAGTAGGACGGCAGCGCATCGAAGCCATGTCGTTAATTCACCGGAGTTTGTACCAGCAAGACAATCCTAATTTAGTAAATATGCGAGAGTACATTACCGACTTAGCCGAAAGTTTAATGGAGAGCTTTGGCGTTAGTAAAGGAGAACTAAAGCTAGACTTGTGCATTTCGGTTGCCGAATTGGATGTAGATAAAGCTTTGCCCATTGGTTTGATTATTAACGAATGGGTTACCAACGCTTTTAAATACGCCTACCCCAACGTACCTGAGCCACATTTAAGCATTAACTTGCAAGATAATAATGGGTTGCAATTACTCATTCAGGATAACGGACCCGGATTGCCGGCTGCGGTCTGGGAAAAACCGCAAACTTCCTTTGGTTTAAAATTAGTAAAAGTACTCAGCAAACAATTAAATGGTACATGCAGCGTACAGAATCAGAACGGTACTACTTTTACGCTGCATGTACCAGAAACTACCCTTAAAAAAGCAAGCTAA
- a CDS encoding response regulator — protein MADGEVRILIVEDEGILALGLEDTLTTDGYEVVGIADNGPEAISLIKENPVDLILLDIHIKGDWDGIETARHIRALKDIPFIYLTAFADEGTVNRAKDTFPAAYLTKPYQQTNLRIAIEMALHQFAYRKQNEAKVIPLNKTVEKDKNNLSGETILAINDAIFLKQNYRFLKIILTDILLLEADSNFTYIYTRDNKFVLRHGLQHVIEKINLPQLVRVHRSFAVNMQHLETFNDSFVVIGKHEVPLGRNYKEEFFKNFNFL, from the coding sequence ATGGCAGATGGTGAGGTACGCATTCTAATTGTAGAAGACGAAGGCATACTGGCGCTAGGGCTGGAAGATACGCTAACTACGGATGGGTACGAAGTAGTAGGAATTGCCGATAACGGTCCGGAAGCTATTAGCTTAATTAAAGAAAATCCTGTAGATCTGATTTTGCTGGATATTCACATTAAAGGTGACTGGGACGGCATTGAAACGGCGCGGCACATTCGGGCGCTAAAAGATATTCCGTTTATTTACCTTACTGCCTTTGCCGACGAAGGTACTGTTAACCGGGCCAAAGATACTTTTCCGGCGGCATACCTTACCAAACCTTATCAACAAACTAACCTGCGCATTGCTATTGAAATGGCTTTGCACCAGTTTGCTTACCGCAAACAAAATGAGGCCAAAGTAATCCCGTTAAACAAAACCGTTGAGAAAGATAAAAATAACTTAAGCGGCGAAACCATTTTGGCTATTAACGACGCCATTTTTTTAAAGCAGAACTACCGTTTTTTAAAAATAATTTTAACCGACATTCTGCTGCTCGAAGCTGACAGCAATTTTACCTACATCTACACCCGCGACAATAAGTTTGTTTTGCGCCACGGTTTGCAGCACGTAATTGAAAAAATAAACTTACCGCAACTAGTGCGGGTACACCGGTCTTTTGCTGTGAATATGCAGCACCTGGAAACCTTTAACGATAGCTTTGTGGTAATTGGCAAACACGAGGTGCCTTTAGGCCGCAACTACAAAGAAGAATTTTTTAAAAATTTTAATTTTTTGTAA